A portion of the Corynebacterium rouxii genome contains these proteins:
- the rpe gene encoding ribulose-phosphate 3-epimerase: MTQTPQCPIIAPSILAADFRKLEEEIQSVSHADWIHVDVMDGHFVPNLSFGADITRAARMSTSQPLDVHLMIENPEKWVDSYIEAGAFTVIFHVEATDNPVDLARHIREQGARAGFSLKPSTPIDPYLDILEEFDEVLVMSVEPGFGGQKFMPEQLEKVRQLRRIIDERNLAVTIEIDGGISESTIHQAAKAGCDAFVAGSAVFGSNDRNGAIDALRERACSRA, translated from the coding sequence ATGACTCAGACTCCACAATGTCCGATTATTGCGCCATCAATTCTAGCTGCAGATTTTCGTAAGCTTGAAGAGGAAATCCAGTCGGTTAGCCATGCCGACTGGATTCACGTTGATGTGATGGACGGTCATTTTGTGCCAAATCTATCTTTTGGGGCAGATATCACTCGTGCTGCACGGATGAGCACCTCGCAGCCCCTTGATGTTCATCTAATGATCGAAAATCCAGAAAAATGGGTGGACTCGTATATTGAAGCTGGTGCCTTTACTGTCATTTTCCATGTGGAAGCAACAGACAATCCGGTTGATCTAGCACGTCACATTAGAGAACAGGGTGCAAGAGCCGGGTTTTCACTAAAACCAAGTACTCCGATTGATCCTTATCTCGATATTCTAGAAGAGTTTGACGAAGTTTTGGTCATGAGTGTCGAGCCTGGATTTGGTGGACAAAAGTTTATGCCGGAGCAATTAGAAAAGGTTCGTCAACTTCGTCGAATTATTGATGAACGTAATCTAGCTGTTACTATCGAAATTGACGGTGGTATTTCGGAGTCCACAATTCACCAAGCTGCAAAAGCAGGGTGCGATGCCTTTGTTGCCGGTTCAGCTGTCTTTGGCAGTAATGACCGTAATGGCGCCATTGACGCATTACGAGAACGCGCGTGCAGTCGTGCTTAG
- the fmt gene encoding methionyl-tRNA formyltransferase codes for MRLIFAGTPEPAVVALSRLLESEHEVVAVLTRPDARRGRGRTLHPSPVSELAQQHGIEVLTPATIKPNTPDGDAFRARLAELAPDCVPVVAYGNLITEDLLQAVPHGWINLHFSILPRWRGAAPVQAAIAAGDTSTGATTFRIDKGLDTGRILGVIHEPIQSTDTADDLLTRLAYSGADLLVNTMDNLAQGNATYSEQIGEATYAPKITTEDARIQWTHPAEAVDKHIRAVTPGPGAWSFLGDQRFKIGPVSVSEDADLQPGHMKIEKNRVLVGTGDRNIELDQIQPQGKKRMKASDWARGLQNTEGLVLS; via the coding sequence ATGCGTCTAATTTTTGCTGGAACACCTGAGCCTGCAGTTGTAGCTCTATCCCGATTGCTCGAAAGCGAACACGAAGTAGTAGCGGTATTGACCCGTCCGGATGCTCGTCGTGGACGTGGAAGGACTCTACACCCTTCACCTGTGTCGGAGCTTGCGCAACAACACGGTATCGAAGTACTAACTCCGGCTACGATCAAGCCAAATACGCCTGATGGCGATGCATTTCGGGCTCGTCTTGCGGAACTGGCGCCCGACTGTGTTCCAGTAGTTGCATACGGAAACCTCATTACTGAGGATCTCTTACAGGCTGTTCCACATGGATGGATTAATCTGCATTTCTCGATCTTGCCGCGTTGGCGAGGTGCAGCCCCAGTTCAGGCTGCTATTGCAGCTGGAGATACTTCGACGGGTGCCACGACTTTTAGAATTGATAAAGGACTTGATACGGGTCGTATTCTTGGAGTCATTCACGAGCCGATTCAATCAACTGATACCGCTGACGATTTGCTCACTCGGTTGGCGTACTCAGGTGCAGATCTTTTGGTTAACACCATGGATAATTTGGCACAAGGAAATGCTACATATAGTGAGCAAATTGGCGAAGCAACGTATGCACCAAAAATAACAACAGAGGATGCGCGAATTCAGTGGACACACCCAGCCGAAGCCGTCGATAAGCATATTCGTGCTGTAACACCAGGCCCAGGGGCTTGGAGTTTTCTAGGTGACCAGCGCTTTAAAATTGGCCCTGTCAGTGTGTCAGAAGATGCAGATTTACAACCAGGACACATGAAAATTGAAAAAAACCGTGTGTTAGTAGGAACTGGCGATCGTAATATTGAGCTTGATCAAATTCAGCCACAAGGGAAGAAACGAATGAAGGCCTCTGATTGGGCTCGCGGATTGCAAAATACAGAAGGCTTGGTGCTGTCATGA
- the ribD gene encoding bifunctional diaminohydroxyphosphoribosylaminopyrimidine deaminase/5-amino-6-(5-phosphoribosylamino)uracil reductase RibD has translation MNIIYPAIIAAVQEGEKAWGATHPNPPVGAVVLSSDGSIIGRGHTQPPGGPHAEVMALRQAGEYAEGGTLVVTLEPCNHWGRTGPCSHAISEFGIKHVVYLMPDTGSLEKGGAEYLRRQGLRVTFLDLNVAALIPWQTSKDRGWPYVVGKTAHTLDGFIAAEDHSSKWITGSAARNYANRQRQHFDAIIVGTGTVKADDPALTARNGDGTLLPHQPLKVVIGTSKISESTQLARSGFLQFSTIEEALVQLWALGARYVLVEGGPHLLHGFLTSGNLDQLHSYSAPMLLTRGASLLQEGEKKSAESVGTTIASALRGSTQSISMLGDDILQVINI, from the coding sequence ATGAACATCATTTATCCTGCCATCATCGCAGCAGTGCAAGAAGGAGAAAAAGCTTGGGGGGCTACACACCCTAATCCTCCGGTTGGAGCAGTGGTGCTGTCTAGCGATGGCTCGATTATAGGAAGGGGACATACCCAACCACCCGGTGGCCCTCATGCTGAAGTAATGGCATTGAGACAAGCGGGGGAGTATGCGGAAGGTGGCACATTAGTGGTCACTTTAGAGCCGTGTAATCATTGGGGAAGAACTGGCCCATGTAGTCATGCTATTTCTGAATTCGGTATTAAGCACGTGGTCTACCTCATGCCAGATACCGGTTCGCTAGAGAAGGGTGGGGCGGAGTATCTTCGGCGTCAAGGGTTAAGGGTGACCTTTTTAGATCTCAATGTTGCCGCACTCATCCCTTGGCAAACATCTAAAGATCGTGGTTGGCCGTATGTTGTAGGTAAAACTGCTCACACTCTAGACGGCTTTATTGCTGCAGAAGACCATAGCTCAAAATGGATAACAGGCAGTGCAGCGCGTAATTATGCCAATCGGCAACGACAGCATTTTGATGCGATCATTGTCGGAACCGGCACTGTCAAAGCTGATGATCCAGCTTTGACAGCTCGAAACGGCGATGGCACCTTATTGCCACATCAGCCTCTAAAGGTGGTTATCGGAACGAGTAAAATTTCTGAGAGCACGCAGTTAGCTCGATCAGGATTCTTACAGTTTTCGACAATCGAAGAGGCATTGGTACAACTTTGGGCCCTAGGAGCGCGTTATGTGCTGGTTGAAGGTGGTCCACATTTATTGCATGGATTTTTAACAAGCGGAAATCTGGACCAGTTACATTCTTATAGTGCGCCCATGCTCTTAACCCGAGGAGCTTCCCTTTTGCAAGAGGGGGAGAAGAAATCTGCGGAAAGTGTTGGTACTACGATAGCAAGTGCGTTAAGAGGAAGTACTCAATCTATTTCGATGCTCGGGGACGATATCCTTCAAGTAATTAATATTTGA
- a CDS encoding RsmB/NOP family class I SAM-dependent RNA methyltransferase, whose amino-acid sequence MSGGFRSRARSGDQPPARSEKKQSTNKSRQTMRSTQSDPRWKPLRGIDLPRSVAFWVIQRVEVDAAYANLTLPKVLKQSKLSGRDAAFATELTYGTLRTQGVIDTVIAECSSRQLEALKSEVRAALRLGTYQLLYTRVGAHAAVDTTVRIMEAIGQDRAKGFVNGVLRTISRTSPESWIEKLTPSGEIESIAFQHAHPAWIARSFSQIVGMNELEAALSADSERPKVHLVARPGEMSAEELALIVGGDEGKYSPYAVYLESGDPGALEPVHEGLAAVQDEGSQLIARAVTEAPISGDDQGKWLDLCAGPGGKAALLGAIARIDGATVDAVEVSEHRAKLIENIVRGLPVKVTVGDGRSPGLAPGYDRVLVDAPCSGLGALRRRPEARWRKQESDIEELTKLQSQLLDSALRLVRTGGIVVYSTCSPDLRETRQIVDRMLRSHKVEELNAAELVPSMENTGEYKSVHMWPHRHGTDAMFFAVLRKNSEMG is encoded by the coding sequence ATGAGTGGTGGTTTTCGATCCCGTGCACGCTCAGGAGACCAGCCCCCCGCACGCAGTGAAAAGAAGCAATCTACAAATAAGTCTCGACAAACAATGAGATCAACGCAATCCGATCCGCGATGGAAGCCACTTAGAGGCATTGACCTACCGCGGTCAGTTGCTTTTTGGGTAATCCAACGAGTTGAGGTTGATGCGGCGTATGCGAATCTCACACTTCCAAAAGTCCTCAAGCAGTCCAAGCTTTCTGGTCGCGATGCAGCATTTGCCACGGAACTAACCTATGGAACTTTAAGAACACAAGGTGTTATCGATACCGTGATCGCAGAATGTTCTTCACGGCAACTTGAAGCATTAAAATCGGAAGTGCGAGCAGCGCTGCGCCTTGGTACCTATCAGCTTTTGTACACACGGGTGGGTGCTCATGCAGCTGTAGATACAACCGTGCGAATCATGGAGGCGATTGGTCAAGATCGCGCAAAAGGATTTGTCAATGGTGTTCTCCGTACAATTTCAAGAACATCTCCTGAATCGTGGATCGAAAAATTAACCCCATCTGGTGAGATCGAGTCAATCGCATTTCAGCATGCACACCCTGCTTGGATCGCTCGAAGCTTTTCCCAGATTGTCGGAATGAATGAGCTAGAGGCTGCATTATCGGCAGATTCTGAGCGTCCAAAGGTGCACTTGGTAGCACGGCCAGGGGAGATGAGCGCAGAAGAGCTTGCACTTATCGTTGGAGGTGATGAAGGTAAGTATTCTCCCTATGCTGTCTACCTAGAATCTGGTGATCCAGGAGCGTTGGAACCAGTTCACGAAGGTTTGGCTGCGGTGCAAGATGAAGGCAGTCAACTGATTGCGCGAGCGGTGACCGAGGCTCCAATATCTGGAGACGATCAAGGAAAATGGCTTGATCTGTGTGCTGGTCCCGGCGGAAAAGCAGCATTGCTTGGCGCAATAGCACGTATTGACGGTGCGACGGTAGATGCCGTCGAGGTAAGCGAGCACCGTGCGAAACTGATCGAAAACATTGTTCGAGGTTTGCCTGTCAAAGTTACCGTGGGTGACGGACGCTCCCCAGGTTTAGCGCCAGGATATGACCGGGTATTAGTTGATGCACCGTGTTCTGGACTAGGAGCATTGCGACGACGCCCTGAAGCACGATGGCGAAAACAAGAGTCTGACATTGAGGAACTGACAAAGCTCCAATCACAGTTGCTCGATTCGGCTTTGCGGCTTGTACGAACTGGCGGAATCGTTGTCTACTCAACGTGTTCACCAGATTTAAGAGAAACACGACAGATTGTGGATCGAATGCTTCGTTCTCACAAAGTCGAGGAGCTCAACGCTGCGGAGCTCGTTCCTAGCATGGAAAACACTGGTGAATATAAGTCGGTACACATGTGGCCACATCGGCATGGCACTGATGCGATGTTTTTCGCAGTCCTGCGTAAAAATAGTGAGATGGGGTAG
- a CDS encoding bifunctional 3,4-dihydroxy-2-butanone-4-phosphate synthase/GTP cyclohydrolase II, protein MEALPSDQQNNDHPGVTLDSIERAIADIADGKPVVVVDSEDRENEGDLIFAADKATPELVAFMVRYSSGYICASLIPEECDRLQLPPMTSQNEDTRGTAYAVTVDANTGTTGISATSRADTLRKLADSQFGPHDFTRPGHVVPLRAKAGGVLERAGHTEAAVDLARMAGLNPAGVLCEVVSEDDPTDMARAPELRRFADRHDLALISIEQLIEWRRRHELLVERAVSTQLPTEFGRFTAVGYRGIVDGVEHIALVSGNISSDGGNDVLVRVHSECLTGDVLGSRRCDCGPQLQASLRAISERGRGVLVYLRGHEGRGIGLLRKLQAYHLQDEGADTVDANKALGLPIDARNYSVAAHILRDLGVQSVRLLTNNPEKFLELERYGVTVNGREPVKVEVHEDNIRYLTTKRDRMNHDLPWITEYKKEQS, encoded by the coding sequence ATTGAGGCTCTCCCGTCAGATCAGCAGAATAACGATCATCCAGGGGTAACTTTGGACAGCATCGAAAGGGCCATCGCAGATATTGCAGATGGAAAGCCTGTGGTCGTAGTCGACTCAGAGGATCGTGAAAACGAAGGCGATTTAATTTTTGCAGCTGATAAAGCAACGCCCGAGTTAGTAGCTTTTATGGTGCGATATTCTTCGGGTTATATATGTGCCTCTTTGATACCGGAAGAGTGCGATAGACTCCAGCTTCCACCAATGACATCTCAAAACGAAGATACACGGGGTACTGCATATGCTGTCACGGTAGATGCGAATACGGGAACAACTGGTATTTCTGCAACTAGTCGCGCAGATACTTTGCGAAAACTTGCTGACAGTCAATTCGGGCCTCATGATTTCACCCGTCCTGGACATGTGGTTCCACTACGTGCGAAAGCAGGAGGTGTGCTCGAACGTGCAGGGCATACTGAGGCGGCTGTCGATCTAGCTCGAATGGCAGGTTTGAATCCAGCAGGTGTGCTATGTGAAGTTGTCAGCGAAGACGATCCCACAGATATGGCACGCGCACCTGAACTACGACGATTTGCGGATCGTCATGATCTTGCGCTTATTTCGATTGAACAACTTATTGAATGGCGGCGTAGACATGAACTGCTTGTTGAACGCGCCGTGTCAACTCAACTACCCACTGAATTCGGGCGGTTTACCGCGGTCGGTTATCGTGGAATCGTTGACGGAGTAGAACATATTGCGCTGGTCTCTGGGAATATTTCCTCTGATGGAGGCAACGACGTTCTCGTTAGAGTCCACTCTGAATGCTTGACCGGAGATGTATTGGGTTCTCGTCGGTGTGACTGTGGACCGCAATTACAGGCGTCACTACGTGCTATTTCCGAGCGAGGGCGTGGAGTCTTGGTGTACTTACGTGGACATGAAGGGCGTGGAATCGGATTACTGCGTAAACTTCAGGCGTATCATCTGCAAGATGAAGGCGCCGATACAGTTGACGCAAATAAGGCATTAGGCCTGCCAATTGATGCGCGTAACTACTCCGTTGCTGCACACATTCTACGAGATCTTGGTGTGCAGTCAGTGCGTCTACTTACGAATAATCCAGAAAAATTCCTTGAGCTGGAACGCTACGGGGTAACAGTAAATGGACGAGAGCCTGTCAAAGTGGAAGTGCACGAAGACAATATTCGTTATTTGACCACAAAGCGGGATCGAATGAACCATGATCTGCCATGGATTACCGAATACAAAAAGGAACAAAGCTAA
- the def gene encoding peptide deformylase, with the protein MAIRDIRLFGDPVLTTKSSEVEVFDSSIRNLVNDMLETMDAAGGVGLAANQVGVTKRVFVYDCSHIEDGLRGHIINPVWESIGDETQIGPEGCLSIPDVQEETERWMTVSVSGRDVDGNPISMVASGLMARCIQHETDHLDGVLFLKKLDKDHRKDAMAQIRKSEWFNQ; encoded by the coding sequence GTGGCAATTCGTGATATTCGGTTGTTTGGTGATCCAGTTTTGACTACAAAGTCGTCGGAGGTTGAAGTCTTTGACTCCAGCATTCGAAATTTGGTTAATGACATGTTGGAAACCATGGATGCAGCTGGCGGAGTTGGCTTGGCTGCTAACCAAGTCGGAGTAACTAAACGAGTCTTTGTGTATGACTGCTCGCACATTGAGGATGGACTTCGAGGGCATATCATCAATCCAGTTTGGGAATCCATTGGAGACGAAACTCAAATTGGCCCAGAAGGTTGCTTGTCCATTCCAGATGTTCAGGAAGAGACCGAGCGTTGGATGACAGTAAGTGTTAGTGGCCGTGACGTTGATGGAAACCCGATTTCAATGGTTGCTTCTGGCTTAATGGCACGGTGTATCCAACATGAAACAGACCATCTAGATGGTGTTTTATTTTTAAAAAAGCTTGATAAAGACCACCGGAAAGACGCTATGGCTCAGATCCGGAAGTCTGAATGGTTTAATCAATAG
- a CDS encoding riboflavin synthase: MFTGLIEEIGTITEVEEQGDSLVLSISAPALMVDIRQGDSISVNGVCLTVINYDTIGFTADVMKESLDRSSLGQLRIGSNVNLERAMRADARIGGHIVQGHVDGTSVLLSRDHSEHWDVLRFSLPVEISQYVVEKGSIAVDGTSLTVSSISEPLAENHWFEVSLIPTTLEHTTLGELKLREVVNLEVDIVGKYVERMLAGNK; this comes from the coding sequence ATGTTTACTGGGTTAATTGAAGAAATCGGAACGATTACTGAAGTGGAAGAGCAAGGCGACTCACTCGTTCTCAGTATCTCAGCCCCAGCCCTTATGGTTGATATCAGGCAAGGCGATTCAATTTCAGTCAACGGTGTGTGCTTGACAGTTATTAATTATGACACTATTGGTTTTACAGCTGATGTAATGAAAGAATCTCTCGATCGTTCTAGTCTGGGGCAACTCCGAATCGGCAGCAATGTGAATCTGGAACGTGCCATGCGTGCGGATGCTCGCATAGGGGGACATATCGTGCAAGGGCATGTTGACGGCACTAGTGTACTGTTGTCTCGGGATCATTCGGAACATTGGGATGTATTGCGTTTTAGCCTTCCAGTAGAGATTTCGCAGTATGTGGTTGAAAAAGGTTCGATTGCTGTTGACGGAACTTCATTGACGGTGTCGTCGATAAGCGAGCCTCTTGCAGAGAATCATTGGTTTGAAGTTTCGTTAATTCCCACCACTTTGGAGCACACTACGCTCGGTGAGCTAAAGCTTCGCGAGGTTGTGAATTTAGAAGTAGACATTGTTGGAAAATATGTCGAGCGAATGCTTGCGGGAAATAAATAA